One genomic window of Citrobacter sp. Marseille-Q6884 includes the following:
- the pduO gene encoding two-domain cob(I)yrinic acid a,c-diamide adenosyltransferase PduO, translating to MAIYTRTGDAGTTALFTGQRVSKTHPRVEAYGTLDELNAALSLCVCAVKNQQHSQLLEAIQLQLFWFSAELASESEQPNPEQRYISSQDIDALEAAIDTAMGRIPPLHSFVLPGRSEAASRLHFARTLARRAERRLVELTTEVAVRHVLMRYINRLSDCLYALARAEDHDAHQADIIQKVTERYLATTQTTTTKEPAMSLSFQELHQLTCAAVTRAEELKIPVVISIVDPNGTQTVTWRMPDALLVSSELAPKKAWTAVAMKTATHELSAAVQPGAALYGLESHMQGKVVTFGGGYALWREGSLLGGLGISGGSVEQDMDIAETAIAAINVRIHQ from the coding sequence ATGGCGATTTATACCCGAACGGGCGATGCTGGCACGACGGCACTCTTTACCGGCCAACGCGTCAGTAAAACACATCCTCGCGTTGAGGCCTACGGTACCCTGGATGAGCTCAATGCTGCGCTGAGCCTGTGCGTCTGCGCGGTTAAAAACCAACAACATAGCCAGTTACTTGAAGCGATCCAACTTCAGCTCTTTTGGTTTAGCGCAGAACTAGCCAGCGAAAGCGAGCAGCCGAACCCAGAGCAGCGTTACATCAGTTCACAAGATATAGACGCGCTTGAAGCCGCCATTGATACTGCAATGGGACGAATCCCTCCACTGCACAGCTTTGTTTTGCCAGGTCGTAGCGAAGCCGCCAGCCGCTTGCATTTTGCCCGAACGCTGGCACGCCGCGCAGAGAGGCGACTCGTCGAACTCACAACAGAAGTCGCTGTCCGGCATGTATTGATGCGTTATATCAATCGCCTGTCCGACTGTTTATATGCGCTCGCTCGTGCCGAAGATCACGACGCCCATCAAGCCGACATTATCCAAAAAGTGACTGAGCGTTATCTGGCTACCACTCAGACAACAACCACGAAGGAGCCAGCGATGTCATTGTCTTTTCAGGAACTCCATCAACTGACTTGCGCGGCAGTAACGCGAGCAGAAGAACTCAAGATCCCTGTCGTCATCAGCATCGTTGATCCTAACGGTACACAAACGGTGACCTGGCGCATGCCCGATGCTTTGCTCGTGAGTAGCGAACTTGCCCCCAAAAAAGCCTGGACTGCCGTGGCGATGAAAACCGCCACGCATGAATTGAGCGCTGCGGTACAACCGGGTGCCGCACTGTACGGGCTGGAAAGCCATATGCAGGGAAAAGTCGTCACCTTTGGTGGCGGATACGCACTATGGCGTGAGGGTTCACTCCTTGGGGGTCTTGGCATCAGCGGTGGAAGCGTTGAACAGGATATGGACATTGCAGAAACCGCCATCGCGGCGATTAACGTGAGAATACATCAATGA
- a CDS encoding glycerol dehydratase reactivase beta/small subunit family protein, with translation MESNLTAPAIVIFTVGDCTTLWNDVLLGIEEEGIPFVIQETDSTDIVHNAWLAACQSPLLVGIGCSREKLVVHYKNLPTSAPIFTLKYQQDNHARRSIGNNAARLVKGIPFRECHS, from the coding sequence ATGGAAAGTAATCTCACTGCTCCCGCTATCGTGATCTTCACCGTCGGGGACTGCACCACACTCTGGAATGACGTGCTTCTGGGTATTGAAGAAGAAGGTATCCCCTTCGTGATTCAGGAAACAGATTCCACCGACATTGTTCACAACGCATGGCTGGCTGCATGTCAATCGCCACTGCTTGTTGGCATTGGGTGCAGCAGGGAAAAACTGGTCGTTCATTACAAAAACCTACCGACTTCAGCCCCCATTTTTACGCTGAAGTATCAACAAGATAACCATGCTCGCCGCAGCATCGGCAATAACGCTGCGCGACTGGTTAAAGGCATCCCCTTCCGGGAATGCCACTCATAA
- the pduE gene encoding propanediol dehydratase small subunit PduE, translating to MNTDAIESMVRDVLSRMNSLQGETTTPATTGASTHTAAKVTDYPLANKHPEWVKTATNKTLDDFTLENVLSNKVTAQDMRITPETLRIQADIAKDAGRDRLAMNFERAAELTAVPDDRILEIYNALRPYRSTKAELMAIADDLENRYQAKICAAFVREAAVLYVERKKLKGDD from the coding sequence ATGAATACCGACGCAATTGAATCGATGGTTCGTGATGTGTTGAGCCGTATGAACAGCCTGCAGGGAGAGACCACAACGCCTGCTACGACTGGTGCATCAACGCATACCGCAGCAAAAGTCACGGATTACCCCCTCGCGAATAAACATCCGGAGTGGGTCAAAACCGCGACGAACAAAACCCTGGATGACTTCACGCTTGAAAATGTGCTGAGCAATAAGGTCACCGCGCAGGATATGCGTATCACACCCGAAACGCTGCGCATTCAGGCTGATATCGCCAAAGATGCCGGACGTGACAGGCTGGCGATGAACTTTGAACGCGCAGCAGAGCTCACCGCTGTCCCTGACGATCGCATTCTTGAGATCTACAACGCGCTGCGTCCTTACCGCTCAACGAAAGCCGAACTGATGGCCATCGCTGATGATCTCGAAAATCGTTATCAGGCGAAAATCTGTGCAGCTTTCGTTCGTGAAGCGGCAGTGCTGTATGTAGAGCGTAAAAAACTCAAAGGCGACGACTAA
- a CDS encoding EutN/CcmL family microcompartment protein: MHLARVTGVVVSTQKSPSLVGKKLLLVRRVSADGELPDAPATGDEVAVDSVGAGTGELVLLSSGSSARLVFTGPNEAIDLAIVGIVDTLSR, from the coding sequence ATGCATCTGGCACGCGTTACAGGCGTTGTGGTATCCACGCAAAAATCACCATCACTGGTCGGAAAGAAGCTGTTGCTGGTACGTCGCGTCAGTGCTGACGGCGAACTCCCTGACGCCCCAGCTACCGGGGATGAAGTCGCCGTTGACTCTGTCGGTGCAGGAACCGGCGAACTGGTATTACTCAGCAGCGGCTCCAGCGCCAGACTCGTATTTACCGGCCCAAATGAGGCTATCGACCTGGCCATTGTCGGCATTGTCGACACGCTGTCTCGATAG
- the pduM gene encoding microcompartment protein PduM, producing MNDERLQHIIEEVISRLKKRAESTISLSVAQLREAETRSLLCQYSTLCILQADLPLLTQIAEHDPSSVPAVTLHEALAWGVRVKLSLQHRLLPAIPVKKLARLPLELSDEQGRTITLHPRTLLSYADVARLQDGFLVLRRRCVVTALAKETAGMRNVQLIKQE from the coding sequence ATGAACGACGAACGGCTGCAACACATCATCGAGGAGGTCATTTCCCGATTAAAGAAACGCGCGGAAAGCACAATCTCACTGAGCGTCGCGCAGTTGCGGGAAGCCGAGACCCGGTCGTTACTTTGTCAGTACTCAACGCTGTGTATCCTGCAGGCAGACCTGCCTTTGCTCACGCAAATTGCGGAACACGATCCGTCGAGTGTTCCTGCCGTCACCCTCCACGAAGCCCTGGCCTGGGGGGTTCGGGTGAAGCTATCGCTGCAACACCGATTGCTACCGGCGATACCCGTAAAAAAACTCGCGCGATTGCCGCTGGAACTTAGTGACGAACAGGGACGAACCATCACTCTGCATCCCAGAACACTTTTAAGTTATGCCGATGTAGCCCGTTTACAGGATGGATTTCTGGTGCTGCGTCGTCGCTGTGTCGTTACCGCACTGGCAAAGGAAACAGCCGGTATGCGGAATGTACAACTCATTAAGCAGGAGTGA
- a CDS encoding diol dehydratase reactivase subunit alpha codes for MRYIAGIDIGNSSTEVALATLDDAGTLSITGSALAETTGIKGTLRNVFGIQEALSLAAKNAGINVSDISLIRINEATPVIGDVAMETITETIITESTMIGHNPKTPGGVGLGVGITITPEELLTRPSDVPYILVVSSAFDFADVATMINASVRAGYQLTGVILQQDDGVLVSNRLNQPIPIVDEVLYIDRIPLGMLAAIEVAVPGKVIETLSNPYGIATVFNLDANETKNIVPMARALIGNRSAVVVKTPSGDVKARAIPAGNIELQSQGRTVRVDVAAGAEAIMKAVGECPKLDNVTGEAGTNIGGMLEHVRQTMAELTNKPSQEIFIQDLLAVDTSVPVSVTGGLAGEFSLEQAVGIASMVKSDRLQMATIAQAITQKLSIDVQVGGAEAEAAILGALTTPGTTRPLAILDLGAGSTDASIINPKGEIIATHLAGAGDMVTMIIARELGLDDRYLAEEIKKYPLAKVESLFHLRHEDGSVQFFPSPLPPAVFARVCVVKPDELVPLPGELALEKVRAIRRSAKERVFVTNALRALRQVSPTGNIRDIPFVVLVGGSSLDFEVPQLVTDALAHYRLVAGRGNIRGTEGPRNAVATGLILSWYKAFAHGK; via the coding sequence ATGCGATATATAGCTGGCATTGACATAGGCAACTCATCAACGGAAGTCGCTCTGGCGACGCTGGATGATGCGGGTACGCTGAGCATTACTGGCAGCGCACTGGCGGAAACCACCGGAATTAAGGGCACATTACGTAATGTGTTTGGTATTCAGGAGGCGCTTTCGCTTGCGGCAAAAAATGCAGGCATCAATGTCAGCGATATTTCGCTCATCCGTATTAACGAAGCCACACCGGTTATTGGTGATGTGGCGATGGAAACCATTACCGAAACCATCATCACCGAATCCACCATGATCGGCCACAATCCCAAAACGCCCGGCGGCGTTGGGTTAGGTGTGGGGATCACGATTACCCCGGAAGAGTTGTTAACCCGTCCATCAGATGTTCCTTACATCCTGGTTGTGTCATCCGCATTTGATTTTGCGGATGTCGCCACGATGATTAATGCCTCTGTTCGCGCGGGGTACCAGTTAACCGGCGTAATTTTGCAGCAAGACGACGGTGTACTGGTCAGCAATCGCCTGAATCAGCCGATCCCCATCGTTGACGAAGTGCTCTATATCGACCGCATTCCATTAGGGATGCTGGCTGCAATAGAGGTCGCTGTTCCAGGAAAAGTGATAGAAACCCTCTCCAACCCTTACGGAATTGCGACTGTCTTTAACCTTGATGCGAACGAGACCAAAAATATTGTTCCCATGGCACGAGCGCTGATAGGCAACCGCTCTGCAGTGGTCGTGAAAACCCCATCAGGCGATGTGAAAGCCCGTGCGATTCCTGCCGGAAACATTGAGCTACAGTCACAGGGGCGCACCGTTCGCGTTGACGTTGCAGCTGGCGCTGAAGCGATTATGAAAGCGGTTGGCGAATGTCCAAAGCTTGATAACGTCACCGGTGAAGCAGGAACCAATATTGGCGGCATGCTGGAGCACGTACGCCAGACAATGGCGGAGTTGACCAACAAGCCCAGCCAGGAAATCTTTATTCAGGATCTGCTGGCCGTTGATACTTCCGTCCCTGTCAGCGTCACGGGAGGGCTTGCCGGAGAGTTCTCACTGGAACAGGCGGTCGGTATTGCCTCAATGGTGAAATCGGATCGCCTGCAAATGGCGACGATAGCTCAGGCAATCACGCAAAAACTCAGCATTGATGTACAGGTTGGCGGCGCTGAAGCTGAAGCGGCCATCCTGGGCGCGTTAACCACGCCGGGCACCACGCGTCCATTGGCTATTCTGGATCTCGGCGCGGGCTCCACAGACGCCTCCATCATTAACCCTAAAGGTGAAATCATTGCCACGCACCTCGCGGGAGCTGGCGATATGGTCACGATGATTATTGCCCGCGAACTGGGACTGGATGACCGGTATCTTGCTGAAGAGATTAAAAAATATCCGCTGGCGAAAGTAGAGAGTTTGTTCCACCTTCGCCATGAAGATGGCAGCGTCCAGTTCTTCCCTTCCCCTTTGCCACCTGCAGTGTTTGCGCGCGTTTGCGTGGTGAAACCGGATGAACTGGTGCCACTACCTGGTGAGCTGGCGCTGGAGAAAGTCCGGGCTATTCGTCGCAGCGCAAAGGAGCGCGTATTTGTCACCAATGCGTTACGTGCACTACGTCAGGTGAGTCCAACCGGGAATATTCGGGACATTCCTTTTGTCGTGCTGGTCGGTGGGTCCTCTCTGGATTTCGAAGTGCCTCAACTGGTCACCGATGCACTGGCGCATTACAGACTGGTGGCAGGTCGCGGCAATATTCGGGGCACAGAAGGTCCCCGAAATGCCGTCGCAACAGGGTTAATTCTCTCCTGGTACAAGGCATTCGCTCATGGAAAGTAA
- a CDS encoding BMC domain-containing protein translates to MKQSLGLLEVSGLALAISCADVMAKAASITLVGLEKTNGSGWMMIKIIGDVASVQAAISTGASFADLRDGLIAHSVIARPGEGILTHGVVEPAPVIVPTPVVAEDRAEEEKYEEEALPAALQEPELISCNLCLDPACPRQKGESRSLCLHAGKRGEA, encoded by the coding sequence GTGAAGCAATCACTGGGATTACTTGAAGTTAGTGGTCTGGCATTAGCCATCAGTTGCGCGGACGTCATGGCGAAAGCCGCATCCATCACGCTGGTGGGTCTCGAAAAAACCAACGGCTCAGGCTGGATGATGATCAAAATCATCGGGGATGTGGCCTCCGTCCAGGCGGCCATTTCCACCGGAGCCAGTTTCGCAGACCTTCGGGATGGGCTGATTGCTCATAGCGTGATCGCCAGACCAGGGGAAGGCATTCTTACCCATGGCGTCGTCGAGCCCGCCCCCGTCATCGTCCCTACACCGGTCGTGGCGGAAGACAGAGCAGAAGAAGAGAAATACGAGGAAGAGGCATTACCTGCAGCCCTGCAGGAGCCTGAACTGATTAGCTGTAATTTGTGTCTTGATCCCGCCTGCCCGCGCCAGAAGGGAGAATCTCGCTCACTCTGCCTGCACGCCGGTAAACGAGGTGAAGCGTAA
- a CDS encoding phosphate propanoyltransferase, whose protein sequence is MDKQQLETTVSKVLDEMRERPIPLGISNRHIHLCAEDYHRLFPNQPISEKKGLLQPGQYAANQTVTLVGPKGQLKNVRLLGPLRSSSQVEISRTDARTLGINAPLRMSGNIQGTPGIRLVSPFAELDLTSGVIVAQRHIHMSPLDALILRVSHGDKVSVAINGDERRLIFDNVAVRVSPDMRLEMHIDTDEANAAGADNPQAFATLVTSR, encoded by the coding sequence ATGGATAAACAGCAACTGGAAACAACGGTCAGTAAAGTGCTGGATGAAATGCGTGAACGCCCTATTCCTCTGGGTATCTCGAATCGTCATATTCACCTGTGCGCAGAAGATTATCACCGCCTGTTCCCCAATCAGCCCATCAGCGAAAAAAAAGGTCTGTTGCAGCCGGGGCAATATGCAGCAAACCAGACCGTTACGCTTGTTGGCCCGAAAGGCCAGTTAAAAAATGTGCGTCTGTTGGGGCCACTTCGTAGCAGCAGTCAGGTGGAAATATCCCGCACGGATGCTCGCACACTAGGCATCAATGCGCCGCTACGGATGTCGGGAAATATTCAGGGTACACCTGGTATTCGCCTTGTCAGCCCTTTTGCCGAACTGGATTTAACGTCCGGGGTGATCGTCGCACAGCGTCATATTCATATGTCGCCGCTTGATGCGCTTATTCTGCGTGTCTCCCATGGCGATAAAGTCTCGGTCGCCATCAATGGCGACGAGCGCCGACTCATTTTCGATAACGTCGCCGTACGTGTTTCACCGGATATGCGCCTTGAAATGCATATCGATACTGACGAAGCCAATGCAGCAGGGGCTGATAATCCACAGGCATTTGCCACGCTGGTGACCTCACGATGA
- the pduJ gene encoding propanediol utilization microcompartment protein PduJ, translating into MNNALGLVETKGLVGAIEAADAMVKSANVQLVGYEKIGSGLITVMVRGDVGAVKAAVDAGSAAASAVGEVKSCHVIPRPHSDVEAILPKSA; encoded by the coding sequence ATGAATAACGCACTGGGACTGGTTGAAACAAAAGGGCTTGTCGGCGCTATTGAAGCCGCTGACGCCATGGTGAAATCCGCTAACGTACAGTTGGTTGGTTACGAAAAAATCGGCTCTGGCCTTATCACCGTTATGGTTCGCGGTGATGTCGGCGCAGTTAAAGCCGCCGTAGACGCCGGGAGTGCAGCAGCAAGCGCCGTTGGCGAGGTGAAATCCTGCCACGTTATCCCGCGTCCACACAGCGACGTTGAGGCTATTTTACCTAAGTCCGCTTAA
- the pduD gene encoding propanediol dehydratase medium subunit PduD, with product MEINEKLLRQIIEDVLSEMQASDKPVSFRAPTAAVASQTSAHGDGFLTEIGEAKQGQQQDEVIIAVGPAFGLSQTVNIVGIPHKNILRELIAGIEEEGIKARVIRCFKSSDVAFVAVEGNRLSGSGISIGIQSKGTTVIHQQGLPPLSNLELFPQAPLLTLETYRQIGKNAARYAKRESPQPVPTLNDQMARPKYQAKSAILHIKETKYVVTGKNPQELRVAL from the coding sequence ATGGAAATCAATGAAAAGCTGCTGCGCCAGATAATTGAAGACGTGCTGTCTGAGATGCAGGCCAGCGATAAACCTGTTTCTTTCCGCGCGCCTACGGCGGCTGTCGCATCACAAACATCTGCTCATGGCGATGGTTTTTTGACCGAAATTGGCGAGGCTAAGCAGGGGCAGCAACAGGACGAAGTGATTATTGCCGTAGGTCCGGCATTCGGTCTGTCGCAAACCGTCAATATTGTCGGTATTCCGCACAAGAATATCTTGCGCGAACTGATCGCCGGTATTGAAGAGGAAGGCATTAAAGCACGTGTTATCCGCTGCTTTAAATCTTCTGACGTGGCATTTGTCGCCGTGGAAGGCAACCGTCTGAGCGGTTCAGGGATCTCAATTGGCATCCAATCCAAAGGTACCACCGTTATCCACCAGCAAGGTTTACCGCCGCTTTCTAACCTCGAGCTATTTCCCCAGGCTCCGCTTCTGACGCTGGAGACTTATCGCCAGATCGGTAAGAACGCAGCGCGTTATGCCAAGCGTGAATCTCCGCAGCCGGTTCCTACGTTAAATGATCAGATGGCACGTCCGAAGTACCAGGCAAAATCAGCCATTCTGCACATTAAAGAGACCAAATACGTCGTGACGGGCAAAAACCCGCAGGAACTGCGCGTGGCGCTTTGA
- the pduC gene encoding propanediol/glycerol family dehydratase large subunit — MRSKRFEALAKRPVNQDGFVKEWIEEGFIAMESPNDPKPSIKIVNGMVTELDGKAASEFDLIDHFIARYGINLSRAEEVMAMDSVKLANMLCDPNVKRKDIVPLTTAMTPAKIVEVVSHMNVVEMMMAMQKMRARRTPSQQAHVTNVRDNPVQIAADAAEGAWRGFDEQETTVAVARYAPFNAIALLVGSQVGRPGVLTQCSLEEATELKLGMLGHTCYAETISVYGTEPVFTDGDDTPWSKGFLASSYASRGLKMRFTSGSGSEVQMGYAEGKSMLYLEARCIYITKAAGVQGLQNGSVSCIGVPSAVPSGIRAVLAENLICSSLDLECASSNDQTFTHSDMRRTARLLMQFLPGTDFISSGYSAVPNYDNMFAGSNEDAEDFDDYNVIQRDLKVDGGLRPVREEDVIAIRNKAARALQAVFAGMGLPPITDEEVEAATYAHGSKDMPERNIVEDIKFAQEIINKNRNGLEVVKALAQGGFTDVAQDMLNIQKAKLTGDYLHTSAIIVGDGQVLSAVNDVNDYAGPATGYRLQGERWEEIKNIPGALDPNELG, encoded by the coding sequence ATGAGATCGAAAAGATTTGAAGCACTGGCGAAACGCCCTGTGAATCAGGACGGCTTCGTTAAGGAGTGGATCGAAGAAGGCTTCATTGCGATGGAAAGCCCGAACGACCCTAAACCATCGATAAAAATCGTCAACGGTATGGTCACTGAGCTTGACGGAAAAGCCGCCAGCGAATTTGATCTGATTGACCATTTCATTGCCCGTTACGGTATTAATCTGTCACGTGCAGAAGAAGTCATGGCGATGGACTCCGTCAAACTCGCCAATATGCTTTGCGACCCCAATGTGAAGCGCAAGGACATTGTTCCGCTGACAACCGCGATGACACCAGCAAAAATTGTCGAAGTGGTTTCACATATGAATGTGGTTGAGATGATGATGGCAATGCAGAAAATGCGTGCCCGTCGAACCCCTTCTCAACAAGCGCACGTCACGAACGTAAGAGATAATCCGGTGCAGATTGCAGCAGATGCTGCAGAAGGCGCATGGCGTGGTTTTGACGAGCAGGAAACGACCGTTGCCGTGGCGCGTTACGCACCGTTTAACGCCATTGCGCTGCTCGTCGGTTCACAGGTTGGGCGTCCAGGTGTGTTAACCCAGTGCTCACTGGAAGAAGCCACCGAACTGAAGCTCGGCATGTTGGGCCACACCTGTTACGCAGAAACCATTTCTGTGTACGGGACTGAACCCGTCTTTACCGATGGCGACGACACCCCATGGTCGAAAGGCTTCCTGGCCTCCTCTTACGCTTCTCGCGGTCTGAAAATGCGCTTTACCTCAGGCTCTGGATCAGAAGTTCAGATGGGATACGCCGAAGGCAAATCAATGCTCTATCTGGAGGCGCGCTGCATTTACATCACTAAAGCCGCGGGGGTTCAGGGGTTACAAAATGGTTCCGTCAGCTGCATTGGCGTCCCTTCCGCCGTACCGTCAGGCATCCGTGCTGTGCTGGCAGAAAACCTGATCTGTTCTTCACTGGATCTGGAATGCGCATCCAGTAATGACCAAACCTTTACTCACTCGGATATGCGTCGTACCGCGCGTCTGCTGATGCAATTCCTGCCAGGTACTGATTTCATCTCTTCTGGTTATTCCGCCGTACCGAACTACGACAACATGTTCGCGGGTTCTAACGAAGATGCAGAAGACTTTGACGACTACAACGTTATTCAGCGTGACCTGAAAGTGGACGGCGGTCTGCGCCCGGTGCGTGAAGAGGACGTTATCGCCATTCGTAATAAGGCCGCCCGCGCGCTGCAGGCTGTTTTTGCCGGAATGGGTTTACCGCCAATTACCGATGAAGAAGTTGAAGCGGCCACTTACGCGCACGGTTCAAAAGATATGCCGGAACGTAACATTGTTGAAGATATTAAGTTTGCTCAAGAGATCATCAATAAAAACCGTAACGGTCTGGAAGTGGTGAAAGCCCTTGCCCAGGGTGGGTTTACTGATGTTGCTCAGGACATGCTCAACATCCAGAAGGCCAAGTTAACCGGAGACTATCTGCATACCTCCGCCATTATCGTCGGCGACGGACAAGTGCTATCCGCAGTCAATGACGTCAACGATTATGCCGGTCCGGCAACAGGTTATCGCCTGCAAGGCGAACGCTGGGAAGAGATTAAGAATATCCCCGGCGCACTTGATCCCAACGAGCTTGGCTAA